Proteins encoded together in one Impatiens glandulifera chromosome 1, dImpGla2.1, whole genome shotgun sequence window:
- the LOC124922579 gene encoding RING-H2 finger protein ATL67-like has translation MSSSSFSGAGAGKNFFTTLGLGYSIVIALGFLVIFAAVILASYICCRAARNRRRSTEIIRQNRLNANVDNGVILPRIIFVAEDDEDDVETSVVGLGQDVINSYPKFPYSRDREEGVNDSTCSICLCEYRELEMLRMLPECRHYFHLTCVDAWLKLNASCPVCRNSPLPTPLSTPLSEVVPLSQYAGGRRR, from the coding sequence ATGTCCTCCTCCTCTTTTtccggcgccggcgccggcaAAAATTTCTTCACCACTCTCGGTCTCGGTTACTCAATCGTCATAGCCCTAGGTTTTCTCGTCATCTTCGCAGCCGTCATTCTCGCCTCCTACATTTGCTGTCGCGCCGCTAGAAACCGTCGCAGATCAACCGAAATCATCCGTCAAAATCGTCTCAACGCCAACGTAGATAACGGCGTCATCCTTCCGAGAATAATATTCGTCGCGGAAGACGATGAAGATGATGTTGAAACCTCTGTTGTTGGATTAGGTCAGGACGTTATCAATTCTTATCCGAAATTCCCTTACAGTAGGgatcgagaagaaggagttaacGATTCGACGTGTTCGATCTGTTTGTGTGAGTATAGAGAATTGGAAATGCTTAGGATGTTGCCGGAATGTCGTCATTATTTTCACTTGACTTGCGTTGATGCTTGGTTGAAACTCAATGCTTCTTGCCCTGTCTGCCGTAATTCGCCGCTGCCGACGCCTCTTTCAACTCCTTTATCGGAGGTGGTTCCGTTGTCTCAGTATGCCGGTGGTCGGAGGAGGTGA